A genome region from Thermodesulfobacteriota bacterium includes the following:
- a CDS encoding DMT family transporter: WAVGEAPPFTVALLRFAIAALVLFILIAWTVRRGGSPECARLPRGAGQWIGLLSLGLTGVFLYNFFFLKGLSFTTATNGSLIVALNPLITAVLSALLLTERIGPARWLGLLVALSGVAVVVSNGSFEALRSLSLNPGDLLLLGAPLMWALYTVLGKKVLARLPPLTATAYAALFGALLLLPAALLEGPLQETAGGLTRWGWLSVLQLSLLGTVAGFVWWYDAVAEMGASRAAAFVYLVPLFGVILSHFILSEAVGAARIVGGALIVAGVYAGSLSRK, translated from the coding sequence TGGGCAGTGGGCGAGGCGCCGCCGTTTACCGTGGCACTGCTGCGCTTCGCGATCGCGGCTCTCGTGCTCTTCATCCTGATCGCATGGACCGTCCGGAGGGGCGGATCGCCGGAATGTGCCCGCCTCCCCCGGGGGGCGGGCCAGTGGATCGGCCTCCTCTCCCTGGGCCTCACCGGGGTATTCCTGTACAACTTCTTCTTCCTCAAGGGGCTGTCGTTCACAACGGCGACGAACGGCTCGCTCATCGTCGCGCTCAACCCCCTGATAACCGCGGTGCTGTCCGCGCTGCTGCTGACGGAGCGGATCGGGCCGGCCCGGTGGCTGGGGCTCCTCGTCGCCCTGTCCGGCGTGGCGGTGGTCGTGTCGAACGGATCCTTCGAGGCGCTTCGGAGCCTGTCGCTGAACCCCGGAGACCTCCTGCTGCTGGGGGCGCCGCTGATGTGGGCGCTCTACACCGTCCTCGGGAAGAAGGTCCTCGCCCGCTTGCCGCCGCTGACCGCGACCGCGTACGCGGCCCTCTTCGGGGCGCTCCTCCTGCTGCCCGCGGCCCTCCTGGAGGGGCCGCTCCAGGAAACGGCAGGAGGCCTCACGCGCTGGGGATGGCTCTCGGTGCTCCAGTTGTCGCTCCTGGGGACCGTGGCCGGCTTCGTCTGGTGGTACGACGCGGTGGCGGAGATGGGCGCCTCGCGCGCCGCGGCCTTCGTCTACCTCGTGCCGCTTTTCGGCGTCATTCTCTCGCACTTCATCCTTTCGGAGGCCGTTGGAGCCGCAAGGATCGTCGGCGGCGCGCTGATCGTCGCAGGCGTATACGCCGGGAGCCTTTCGCGGAAATGA